Proteins co-encoded in one Halorussus lipolyticus genomic window:
- a CDS encoding METTL5 family protein, with protein sequence MDKAALERRLSHVSGFRDPRVEFEQYPTPADLAAHLVHLADVQGDLAGRTVLDLGTGTGMLALGAAFRGPARVVGLDRDSSALEQARENEARIAGSDAPASSAEIDWVLADATRAPLCVSDSAASLAREETTVLMNPPFGAQTGNEHADRAFLATASEIAGVSYSIHNAGSQDFVEAFADDEEGAVTHAFRAELDLPRRFDHQTSERETIDAEVFRIRWE encoded by the coding sequence ATGGACAAGGCCGCGCTGGAGCGCCGACTGTCGCACGTCTCCGGGTTCCGGGACCCCCGCGTCGAGTTCGAGCAGTACCCGACGCCCGCCGACCTCGCGGCCCACCTCGTCCACCTCGCCGACGTGCAGGGTGACCTCGCGGGCCGGACCGTCCTTGACCTCGGCACCGGAACCGGGATGCTGGCGCTCGGCGCGGCCTTCCGCGGTCCCGCGAGAGTCGTGGGCCTTGACCGAGACTCCTCGGCGCTCGAACAGGCCCGCGAGAACGAGGCCCGAATCGCTGGCTCGGACGCGCCGGCCTCCTCGGCCGAAATCGACTGGGTGCTGGCCGACGCGACTCGCGCGCCGCTCTGCGTCTCGGACTCGGCCGCCTCCCTCGCCCGCGAGGAGACCACCGTCCTGATGAACCCGCCGTTCGGCGCGCAGACCGGCAACGAACACGCCGACCGGGCGTTTCTCGCCACCGCGAGCGAGATTGCGGGCGTCTCCTACTCGATTCACAACGCCGGGAGCCAAGACTTCGTGGAGGCCTTCGCGGACGACGAGGAGGGCGCGGTCACCCACGCTTTCCGGGCGGAACTCGACCTGCCCCGGCGCTTCGACCACCAGACCAGCGAGCGCGAGACCATCGACGCCGAGGTCTTCCGAATCCGGTGGGAGTAA
- a CDS encoding rhomboid family intramembrane serine protease: MVQLPPWVPAPEQVAIPLAVLLSLALARRLDGPSGRWGQRLRSRFLLGVPWGTLVSALGVLAVYLFVQQGWSHWRSPVTLPFSSWSYLYPVGWLFAPFSHSGPGHLLGNLTTTLAVAPLAEYFFSHYPTKRGENPFFSRTSNPWIRAFVLFPAGVALVGLATSLFSWGPIIGFSGVVFAFVGFALVRYPLMTVVAVSAQGAIRTAYRALRNPTITGSASPSFGDPWWFGIAVQGHVLGLLLGILLGVTVLYRRRERVGALRIWTGAVLLGMSMSLWALWWYRGESTYVLYRGAGVVFVVGLAALTTVAATADRRPIFGDVSHQQVGLLALLLPLAVMVGVAVPVNLTAVGDAGVPGDGPAIEADGYNVTYAEGVQNQKVSAIDVSLFGETTNVTTSGVIVVNDDREIWATTVSKGRLAFTGRVRVRVGGVGWSEVVTVQRRGWSAVGGGTAYQVRLRGPDDGNWTTTFSSDPAIAEARLANRSVAVVPESDRFALHVLRNNSTVADAPIPARGEAVTLSGIRFEREGRKVFAAFEGTRVRVAVRETYN, translated from the coding sequence ATGGTTCAGTTGCCTCCGTGGGTGCCCGCGCCGGAACAGGTCGCTATCCCGCTGGCGGTCCTGCTGTCGCTCGCGCTGGCGCGCCGACTCGACGGCCCGAGCGGTCGGTGGGGCCAGCGACTCCGGTCGCGGTTTCTCCTCGGAGTTCCGTGGGGCACGCTCGTCTCGGCGCTGGGCGTCCTCGCGGTCTACCTGTTCGTCCAGCAGGGGTGGAGCCACTGGCGCAGTCCCGTCACGCTCCCGTTCTCGTCGTGGTCGTACCTCTACCCGGTCGGGTGGCTGTTCGCGCCGTTCTCCCACTCCGGGCCGGGCCACCTGCTCGGCAACCTCACGACCACGCTCGCCGTTGCGCCCCTCGCGGAGTACTTCTTCAGCCACTACCCCACCAAGCGCGGCGAGAATCCATTTTTCTCCCGGACCTCGAACCCATGGATTCGCGCGTTCGTCCTCTTTCCGGCGGGCGTGGCGCTGGTCGGCCTCGCAACCAGCCTGTTCTCGTGGGGACCGATAATCGGGTTCTCGGGCGTCGTGTTCGCCTTCGTCGGGTTCGCGCTGGTCCGATACCCCCTGATGACCGTGGTCGCCGTCTCGGCGCAGGGCGCGATTCGGACCGCCTACCGCGCGCTCCGGAATCCGACGATTACGGGGTCGGCCTCGCCGAGTTTCGGCGACCCGTGGTGGTTCGGCATCGCGGTTCAGGGCCACGTGTTGGGTCTCCTGCTAGGCATCCTGCTCGGGGTCACGGTCCTCTACCGGCGGCGAGAGCGCGTCGGCGCGCTCCGTATCTGGACCGGGGCGGTCCTCCTCGGCATGTCGATGAGCCTCTGGGCGCTCTGGTGGTACCGCGGCGAGAGCACCTACGTCCTCTACCGAGGAGCAGGCGTGGTCTTCGTGGTCGGACTCGCGGCGCTGACGACCGTCGCGGCGACCGCCGACCGTCGGCCCATCTTCGGCGACGTCTCCCACCAGCAGGTCGGCCTGCTCGCGCTTCTGCTCCCCTTGGCGGTCATGGTCGGTGTCGCCGTCCCGGTCAACCTCACCGCGGTCGGTGACGCCGGGGTGCCGGGCGACGGTCCCGCAATCGAGGCCGACGGCTACAACGTCACCTACGCCGAGGGCGTCCAGAACCAGAAGGTCTCGGCCATCGACGTGTCGCTGTTCGGCGAGACGACGAACGTGACCACGAGCGGCGTCATCGTGGTCAACGACGACCGCGAAATCTGGGCCACGACCGTCTCGAAGGGCAGACTCGCGTTCACCGGGCGCGTCCGGGTCCGGGTCGGCGGCGTCGGGTGGTCGGAGGTCGTCACGGTCCAGCGCCGTGGCTGGTCGGCCGTCGGCGGCGGGACGGCCTATCAGGTCCGACTCCGAGGACCGGACGATGGGAACTGGACCACCACGTTCTCGTCGGACCCGGCAATCGCCGAGGCCCGACTCGCCAACCGCTCGGTCGCGGTGGTCCCCGAGAGCGACCGGTTCGCCCTTCACGTCCTGCGGAACAACTCGACGGTCGCCGACGCGCCGATTCCCGCCCGAGGAGAAGCCGTGACCCTCTCCGGCATCCGGTTCGAGCGCGAGGGCCGGAAGGTCTTCGCGGCCTTCGAGGGGACCCGCGTCCGGGTCGCGGTCCGCGAGACGTACAACTGA
- a CDS encoding esterase/lipase family protein: protein MRTNGNEADEDAQKPRATRRAVLRGTAVAAGLAGFAGSASAFEGDDGDITGPADFPRATTRGHFDIHWWYGDQLTDGHTAWDYSTTGDIPGYGTSPVPEEVVISVHGWRVAPEDAPDHFATVKQSLRDNGYDHPVIGFSYDSDTSTDNWWPTTDIAERNGKKLANFLTYYVSKTGAQVRLIGHSMGGRVVASTIKELNGLDKPNNLASATFLGAAVDNDAVSWEGEYGDDIAAVGADVHNYWKSDDDVLNWAYSTGEFDSAVGEEGAEGSTPANYTDHNVDYVPDHFSYHQPGEGCMSEVVSDF from the coding sequence ATGCGAACGAATGGCAACGAGGCTGACGAGGACGCCCAAAAACCCCGAGCGACGCGCCGAGCGGTCCTGCGCGGGACTGCCGTCGCGGCCGGTCTGGCCGGATTCGCCGGGTCTGCGTCCGCGTTCGAGGGCGACGACGGCGACATCACCGGTCCCGCGGACTTCCCGCGGGCGACCACCCGAGGACACTTCGACATCCACTGGTGGTACGGCGACCAGTTGACCGACGGCCACACCGCGTGGGACTACAGCACGACCGGCGACATCCCCGGTTACGGCACCAGTCCAGTCCCCGAGGAGGTCGTCATCTCGGTCCACGGGTGGCGAGTCGCGCCGGAGGACGCCCCCGACCACTTCGCCACGGTGAAGCAGTCGCTCCGGGACAACGGCTACGACCACCCCGTCATCGGATTCAGTTACGACTCCGACACCAGCACCGACAACTGGTGGCCGACCACCGACATCGCCGAGCGAAACGGCAAGAAACTCGCGAACTTCCTCACCTACTACGTCTCCAAGACCGGGGCGCAGGTCCGCCTCATCGGTCACTCGATGGGTGGCCGGGTCGTCGCCTCGACTATCAAGGAACTCAACGGACTGGACAAGCCCAACAACCTCGCGTCGGCGACGTTCCTCGGCGCGGCGGTGGACAACGACGCCGTTTCGTGGGAGGGCGAGTACGGCGACGACATCGCCGCGGTCGGCGCGGATGTCCACAACTACTGGAAGTCCGACGACGACGTGCTGAACTGGGCCTACTCGACCGGCGAGTTCGACTCCGCGGTCGGCGAGGAGGGCGCGGAAGGTTCGACGCCCGCCAACTACACCGACCACAACGTGGACTACGTGCCCGACCACTTCTCGTACCATCAACCCGGCGAGGGCTGTATGTCGGAAGTCGTCTCGGACTTCTGA